From the genome of Papaver somniferum cultivar HN1 unplaced genomic scaffold, ASM357369v1 unplaced-scaffold_10, whole genome shotgun sequence:
TCACTTGTATAAGGTCAATAGTTGAGTCCCATACAGCATTAAAGAGGTGAGCATAAGACAAAATTATTAATAGCGCCTAGGAAAATAATTGAAGCATAAGACAAAATAGATATCTTTCAGGATATTTTACTTGTTTCTTCCAGTACTCTTGGTAGTGCCCAGTACTGCATAGGTATACAAATCATAATCATGTAAAAGTTAACTGTCTGCAGCACTTGAAAATTAAAAGACCCAGTTTATATGAGACATGGGGAGTATTAATacccaaaaatattattttctaTGAAACAATAATATGCTGATTTATATGCAACAGATAGCTAATTCGGATATATAATTCTGGAATTTTGCAGATGGTCACTAATTGCTGGTAGGCTTCTCGGAAGAACAGCAAATGATATCAAGAATTACTACAACACTCACTTGAAAAAAACTTGTTTATCTAAATCTAAATACAATATAGAGAAGGGAAAACAAGTTGTCACGACAAATAAATCAGGTCATGATAGTAACAGTCGTCGTGATGACGGCCAGGACCATGGTAACCAGCAGGTTCTAAAACGTCGGCGATCGTgttcaaatattaatactacagATCATATTGTTGATAAGAACATGGTGACTCGAGTTTTAAAACCTCAAGTTCGAACCTTCAAGAAAGCCCTGTGGAATGCGAATAAATTACCAACACCAACAGGGATGAATAATAACCACACTACTACCACAACAACTAGATTTCCTAGTTATTCACAAGTCATCAACAAACATATTACAAAATGTTTGCCATTATTAGTCGACGATCAGGTCTCAAATGGTCAACAAATTCATGATAATAGTACTCACTGGGTGAAAAATATATTGTTCAGTGAAACGGAAGAAGAAGATCCAATGCCGAACAAGAAGAagctgaaaaagaagaagaaacgagtTACTTGTAATAATAATGCCTCAAAATTTGAAAGCAATACAACAAAAGGTGTCGAGGAAGGGATGACAACAAAGGATAAAAATGATGGCAGTAACGATGATCAACATGCTCACAACTGTAGTCCCGATGACGGTAAAGGGTGGTTAGAAGAAGGCGGTAGTGCTGGTGAGACCAACAACTTCTGGGACAGGTATCTTGATGAAAATTTGTGGCCTATGTTAGGGGAAGAACAAGAGCAGTACTTACAAATGTAATTAAGTGTAATATACGCAACATGTATTAATTTTTTAAGCAATTAGCTAAACCTAGCTTCCATGTAGTAATTAATCACCGTGCATGGATTAATTACTAATTGGAGCAAAAttgattatcatattttttgAGAGAAAATGTTACTTTCATGTTTAATGCAGACGTACTTGGGTCTCACGGAAACACAGTTGAAGATTTGTCctggtttatttatttatttatagccAAACAAAGAAGAATTGAAATGTGATCTTGTAGCTATAGTCGTATCAGTTTGTCTTCACCCTTGAATCATATCGTCCTTCCGGACAAGTAACATCAAAAATGATTTTGTGGAAGATTTTTTTCAATCTACAGGGTCTTATACATGATTGACGATTCTGTTTTTTATATGAGACAACTTCGTGAATGTGATGGCTGCACGTAGTTGAAGAGGCGTCACACGAGATATCATTAACGAAGGGGTCGTATTATTAGCTTAAAATTGGGTTGTCAAGATTTTTTGACACGTATTCACGAAAAATAACCTTTAGATAATATCACGAGCCAAATTCATGTACAAAATTGGAATATTTACCGTTGTTGAACTAATTGAgataccttttttctttttcagttttttGGTCGATCAGCAGGAATGATGCATATCGTTAGCACTACCGTTTAGGCGTCTGCCTCAACTAAGAACAGATTCCACTAGTAAGGCATCTATTCTCAGGGTAGAAAGTTAAACTACTTGTATGTTTGGATCTTTTTCGTCTATGTTATCACACAAGAGTAAAACAATATATGGTTGATATAGCCTGGTGCTGGACATCTTTTGGTTTGTCAGCAAAAGGAAGGTAGTTTGGGAATTCATACCATCACCCGCGATTTGGTTGTTGTGGAATGGCGAAACAAGAAAATTTCAAGGAAAAATACTTGTTCAAAACATAATCAGGTCTTTGTTTTGCAGCAAGAACTTTGGTTTTGATTTGGGCCCTTACTGCTGGCTCTCGTCTCTACATTAACTTCTCTAGTTGAGTACTAGAGTAGTAGAGTGAGCATCTATTAATATTATAACATTTTAACTTAAGGTTTCTAATCCACTCACATCCTTAACTGCAACATCCAAATTTTAGTCATAGATAAATGGATATCATGTTCTCAATAGAAACAACATCGAGTTGTCCGGGAAAGACTTGTGTCAGTCCTCTAAGTGAGTATTGAGCGACGTATACGTAAAAATGGCAGGCCCAGCCAAGCTCCATAGCTTTCTGTTCTCGACCTTAGCTTGAGTAGCTTCCTTACAGAATTGACCAAAATTCTTGATTTCGTCTATATCCTGTGCTTCACCATGTGGCCATGGATTGTTTAAACCTCATCAGTGCCCATAGTGTTCtcctttgattttctttttaattgcttagtcgtttttctttttaattgcttAGTCTAGTGCTATCTCAGTTTGTAAAACTAAAGATGCATGCATGCAGCAGCAACACCTTGCCTCCAGTCCCATGTCATTGGTTGACTTAGCGTTACAACTACCAGTCCGCAGTCTGTACAATAACCTCGATCACACAATTTAATACCCGATCACACgcctcaaaacaaaacaaaaaaggatCACACACACAGTTGTAGTACTGTACCCCAAATAAATCGTAAAATCAGCACTTCAAGAGAGCACTCCACggacttcttctccttctctctcACGCTCCTTCTTCAACAAAATCATCAAGAACAATCCTTCTCTGCTCAAATCTGGTTCATTTTGGACAggatctgagcagatttcttcattatttcttgttttctaggttagttaataattttagcttaatttttattgtgttttctatttaTCTACATCGTTATGGtagttttatctactcttttgaggtttatcttcgctttaatgacggttcttggttattgggttgggttttaagatcaatagtgatgctgtCCAACGACGAAAGCTTCATCTTCATCGGTGATTTCTTTGACGACAGAAGCTTCGTCACTATTTACAAGAGATtcgagcaaatcactcctattttgAGAGTATATctttctaaagaaaaaaaataaactaaatggttgggatttacttccgagaaaaaccattcttcctccgatttaatcggatcatATTCATACATGTACTTGTCTTACTtcagtaatccttctctttctcgtgatggatttctcggtattgtacttctACGGTATGTTTTTGTTACTTTGCATTCTcctattttcgatcttaaactaattgtaacctcgaatttattaataaaaaggtTCCttgttaaaataaaaaacaaaaagaaaaaagaaaacctcAACCATTATAAATTGTGATCAAAACCCTTTTATATCATCCTCTTGTAAGGTGAGAGATGCGTCAAAAATGAACGGTGGTAATTCCCAACATTTAAAATCGTCAAAATTTCTGGAGAACCAGAAGATAACAACATTGATAcgtttttctcttctaaaaacTTGTAGAGAAAAACCTTGAGATGGTGTATATATAACAACTCATCATTGAGATGGTTTATATAAAAGCCTATAACTACCATAAtgataatttaaaataaaattatgattttGCTCTTTTCTATAGGCCCATGATTAATGATTTTACAGTCCTCactttattataatattttattatatgTTAATAATATTATATTATGGGTTTTTATATAAATAATCTGAATTACGAGTTTCTCGAAAACGCAAAATTCACAATAAAGACACAAGTTTGATTATACTTGGCAAGACCATATGTAAGTTATGGGCCCAAATTATATTTTTGTCCAAATAAAGCAACAACCATACCTCTGAATACATGAATTATTTCTAGTTGAAGTTTAGGAAGGCATAACAGTGTTATGGAGGTAGAAACACGTGTAATACATGCCTAAcaaagtgtttgagggtgaaaacggtttcttctgatttcggtaatttcgggcgtgtgggtttgaaacgagtctaaatcctaaacaatatactgcaagggagtactttagattcgagagatcaatctgtacaaatccggcctaaaccgagaaatggtcgttccagacttgcttcggtcacaaagaggaggagaaggtttggttttggggagggaagtgaagaaagtgttgagactagaatagttgattctggaagagtagttgttttgtgacttgtatcagaaagtgggaagctaacagatgggaaagctagcaaacgttttctgagtgttgtatgctcctgactagAACTTTTTGTTcgttggaaataggtaatgcctatttatacaagtcgaagtgaaacgtactctggtctcattaagaaacggaaaacaggtgagtaaatgggaggaggtggtaaccggcaacgcttggaattgatgttccataaaagaaatcgtttcaccattactccctgtatttactaaccgcctcatccttatgacacattcttataacgagcgtagtgtacgccg
Proteins encoded in this window:
- the LOC113326431 gene encoding transcription factor MYB34-like yields the protein MESSIVSSVKGLRKGAWAEEEDLLLRKCIIKYGEGKWRQVPLRVGLNRCRKSCRLRWLNYLQPNIKRGEFQPDEVDLIIRMHKLLGNRWSLIAGRLLGRTANDIKNYYNTHLKKTCLSKSKYNIEKGKQVVTTNKSGHDSNSRRDDGQDHGNQQVLKRRRSCSNINTTDHIVDKNMVTRVLKPQVRTFKKALWNANKLPTPTGMNNNHTTTTTTRFPSYSQVINKHITKCLPLLVDDQVSNGQQIHDNSTHWVKNILFSETEEEDPMPNKKKLKKKKKRVTCNNNASKFESNTTKGVEEGMTTKDKNDGSNDDQHAHNCSPDDGKGWLEEGGSAGETNNFWDRYLDENLWPMLGEEQEQYLQM